A DNA window from Castanea sativa cultivar Marrone di Chiusa Pesio chromosome 7, ASM4071231v1 contains the following coding sequences:
- the LOC142642079 gene encoding alpha-L-fucosidase 2-like isoform X1: protein MFYICLLIAFLFGRHCQSENIFGSRSHSGNLKANGIFYCGCCCWFIYFLLSQQYNPLSWLFVRVRVRVMEKGSGWDLWNPMETAAKPLKVTFNGAANHWTDALPIGNGRLGAMVWGGVASETLQLNEDTLWTGTPGNYTNPNAPEALLDVRKLVDNGKYAEATEAAIKLTGNLAEVYQLLGDIKLEFDASHLTYAEETYHRELDLDTATVRVKYSVGDVEFTREHFASNPDQVIVTKISGSKPGCLSFSVSLDSKLDHHSYINDKNQVIMEGFCPGERFPPARDANGNSKGIKFSAVLDLQISDGRGVIHVLDDKKLSIEGSDWAILLLVASSSFDGPFMKPLDSKRNPTAESISALKRIRDLSYSDLYAHHLDDYQNLFHRLSLQLAKCSISVGSLDKNASAATDLYLEGCKDYSVSTAERVKSFQTDEDPSLVELLFQYGRYLLISCSRPGTQVANLQGLWNNELHPKWDGAPHLNINLEMNYWPSLPCNLSECQEPLFDFISSLSINGRKTAEVNYEASGWVVHHKSDIWAKTSADQGNVDWALWPMGGAWLCTHLWDHYTYTLDKDFLKVKAYPLLEGCACFLLDWLIEGCGGYLETNPSTSPEHDFVAPDGKSASVSYSSTMDMAIIKEVFSAVVSASEVLGRKEDYLVERVHKALPRLYPTKIATDGSIMEWAQDFEDPDVHHRHLSHLYGLFPGRTITVENTPDLCKAAEASLYKRGEDGPGWSTTWKTALWARLYNSNNAYRMVKKLIKLVDPDFERPFEGGLYGNLFAAHPPFQIDANFGFIAAVSEMLIQSTIEDLYLLPALPRDKWTDGCVKGLRARGGVTVSICWKDSNLHEVGLWSKDQNSLKMLHYRGTVVTANILSGIVYTFNSQLKCVKKYSV, encoded by the exons atgttttatatatgtttacTCATCGCTTTTCTTTTTGGTCGTCATTGTCAAAGTGAAAACATTTTCGGGTCCCGGTCCCACAGTGGAAATTTAAAAGCAAACGGAATTTTTTactgtggttgttgttgttggtttatttattttttgttatcacAACAATACAATCCTTTATCTTGGTTGTTTGTTAGAGTTAGAGTTAGAGTTATGGAAAAAGGATCAGGGTGGGATCTGTGGAATCCGATGGAGACGGCGGCTAAGCCTCTGAAAGTGACGTTCAATGGGGCGGCCAACCACTGGACCGACGCGCTTCCCATTGGCAACGGCCGCCTTGGAGCCATGGTCTGGGGCGGTGTCGCGTCTGAGACTCTCCAGCTCAATG AAGACACACTCTGGACTGGGACACCAGGCAACTACACGAACCCTAATGCTCCAGAGGCTCTATTAGATGTCAGAAAACTTGTTGACAATGGTAAATATGCAGAAGCTACCGAAGCGGCCATCAAGTTGACTGGAAATCTAGCTGAG GTTTACCAACTTCTTGGTGACATCAAGCTGGAGTTTGATGCTTCCCATCTTACATATGCTGAAGAAACATACCACAGAGAGTTGGACTTGGATACTGCGACAGTACGAGTAAAATATTCTGTGGGTGATGTAGAATTTACAAGGGAACACTTTGCTTCCAATCCTGATCAAGTGATCGTGACAAAGATTTCTGGAAGCAAACCAGGGTGTCTATCATTCTCAGTGTCTCTAGATAGCAAGTTAGATCATCATTCTTACATTAATGACAAAAATCAGGTTATTATGGAAGGATTCTGTCCTGGTGAAAGGTTCCCCCCAGCAAGGGATGCAAATGGCAATTCAAAGGGAATTAAGTTTTCTGCAGTTCTTGATTTACAGATTAGTGATGGCAGAGGTGTGATTCATGTTTTGGATGACAAGAAGTTGAGCATTGAGGGTTCAGATTGGGCTATTTTGCTTTTAGTCGCTTCATCTTCATTCGATGGGCCATTCATGAAGCCTTTAGATTCTAAAAGGAATCCTACAGCAGAGTCTATCAGTGCATTGAAGCGAATTAGGGATTTGTCATACTCTGATCTTTATGCACATCATCTGGATGATTATCAGAATCTTTTTCATCGTCTCTCACTGCAGCTTGCAAAATGCTCAATATCTGTTGGGTCTCTGGATAAAAATGCATCCGCagcaaccgatttatatcttgAAGGATGTAAAGATTATTCAGTTTCAACTGCAGAGAGAGTGAAATCTTTTCAAACTGACGAAGATCCTTCCTTGGTGGAGCTTCTATTTCAGTATGGACGATATCTACTTATTTCTTGTTCACGGCCTGGAACTCAAGTGGCAAACCTGCAGGGACTATGGAATAATGAACTTCATCCAAAATGGGA CGGAGCTCCTCACTTGAACATTAATCTTGAAATGAATTACTGGCCTTCCCTTCCTTGCAACCTTAGTGAGTGCCAAGAGCCGTTGTTTGATTTCATTTCCTCTTTGTCAATTAATGGGCGTAAAACTGCTGAA GTAAATTATGAAGCAAGTGGTTGGGTTGTACATCATAAGTCTGACATTTGGGCAAAAACATCGGCAGATCAAGGTAATGTTGATTGGGCGTTATGGCCAATGGGTGGAGCATGGCTTTGTACCCATTTATGGGATCACTATACCTATACATTAGACAAG GATTTTCTTAAAGTCAAGGCATATCCTTTGTTGGAAGGATGTGCATGTTTTCTTCTGGATTGGTTGATCGAAGGCTGTGGAGGATACCTGGAAACCAACCCTTCAACTTCTCCAGAGCATGACTTTGTTGCTCCTGATGGTAAGTCTGCTTCCGTGAGCTACTCGTCAACGATGGACATGGCAATCATAAAAGAAGTTTTTTCTGCTGTTGTTTCTGCTTCTGAG GTTCTGGGGAGGAAAGAGGATTATCTTGTTGAAAGAGTGCACAAGGCTCTACCAAGGCTTTATCCAACAAAAATTGCCACAGATGGTTCCATTATGGAGTGG GCACAAGATTTTGAGGACCCAGATGTGCATCATCGACATCTTTCGCACCTATATGGGCTGTTTCCTGGGCGCACAATAACTGTTGAGAATACTCCGGACCTCTGTAAAGCTGCAGAGGCTTCTCTCTATAAACGGG GAGAGGATGGTCCGGGATGGTCAACTACATGGAAAACTGCTTTGTGGGCGCGTCTCTACAACAGTAACAATGCATATCGAATGGTCAAGAAGTTGATAAAGCTGGTGGATCCAGATTTTGAGAGACCATTTGAAGGAGGACTGTATGGTAATCTATTTGCAGCACACCCTCCTTTCCAGATTGATGCTAACTTTGG TTTCATTGCAGCAGTTTCAGAAATGCTTATCCAGAGCACCATAGAGGACCTGTACTTACTTCCTGCTCTTCCCCGGGATAAATGGACTGATGGTTGTGTGAAAGGATTGAGGGCGCGTGGTGGGGTGACAGTCAGCATCTGCTGGAAAGATAGCAATCTTCATGAAGTTGGTCTTTGGTCAAAGGACCAG
- the LOC142642079 gene encoding alpha-L-fucosidase 2-like isoform X2, whose protein sequence is MFYICLLIAFLFGRHCQSENIFGSRSHSGNLKANGIFYCGCCCWFIYFLLSQQYNPLSWLFVRVRVRVMEKGSGWDLWNPMETAAKPLKVTFNGAANHWTDALPIGNGRLGAMVWGGVASETLQLNEDTLWTGTPGNYTNPNAPEALLDVRKLVDNGKYAEATEAAIKLTGNLAEVYQLLGDIKLEFDASHLTYAEETYHRELDLDTATVRVKYSVGDVEFTREHFASNPDQVIVTKISGSKPGCLSFSVSLDSKLDHHSYINDKNQVIMEGFCPGERFPPARDANGNSKGIKFSAVLDLQISDGRGVIHVLDDKKLSIEGSDWAILLLVASSSFDGPFMKPLDSKRNPTAESISALKRIRDLSYSDLYAHHLDDYQNLFHRLSLQLAKCSISVGSLDKNASAATDLYLEGCKDYSVSTAERVKSFQTDEDPSLVELLFQYGRYLLISCSRPGTQVANLQGLWNNELHPKWEMLQVNYEASGWVVHHKSDIWAKTSADQGNVDWALWPMGGAWLCTHLWDHYTYTLDKDFLKVKAYPLLEGCACFLLDWLIEGCGGYLETNPSTSPEHDFVAPDGKSASVSYSSTMDMAIIKEVFSAVVSASEVLGRKEDYLVERVHKALPRLYPTKIATDGSIMEWAQDFEDPDVHHRHLSHLYGLFPGRTITVENTPDLCKAAEASLYKRGEDGPGWSTTWKTALWARLYNSNNAYRMVKKLIKLVDPDFERPFEGGLYGNLFAAHPPFQIDANFGFIAAVSEMLIQSTIEDLYLLPALPRDKWTDGCVKGLRARGGVTVSICWKDSNLHEVGLWSKDQNSLKMLHYRGTVVTANILSGIVYTFNSQLKCVKKYSV, encoded by the exons atgttttatatatgtttacTCATCGCTTTTCTTTTTGGTCGTCATTGTCAAAGTGAAAACATTTTCGGGTCCCGGTCCCACAGTGGAAATTTAAAAGCAAACGGAATTTTTTactgtggttgttgttgttggtttatttattttttgttatcacAACAATACAATCCTTTATCTTGGTTGTTTGTTAGAGTTAGAGTTAGAGTTATGGAAAAAGGATCAGGGTGGGATCTGTGGAATCCGATGGAGACGGCGGCTAAGCCTCTGAAAGTGACGTTCAATGGGGCGGCCAACCACTGGACCGACGCGCTTCCCATTGGCAACGGCCGCCTTGGAGCCATGGTCTGGGGCGGTGTCGCGTCTGAGACTCTCCAGCTCAATG AAGACACACTCTGGACTGGGACACCAGGCAACTACACGAACCCTAATGCTCCAGAGGCTCTATTAGATGTCAGAAAACTTGTTGACAATGGTAAATATGCAGAAGCTACCGAAGCGGCCATCAAGTTGACTGGAAATCTAGCTGAG GTTTACCAACTTCTTGGTGACATCAAGCTGGAGTTTGATGCTTCCCATCTTACATATGCTGAAGAAACATACCACAGAGAGTTGGACTTGGATACTGCGACAGTACGAGTAAAATATTCTGTGGGTGATGTAGAATTTACAAGGGAACACTTTGCTTCCAATCCTGATCAAGTGATCGTGACAAAGATTTCTGGAAGCAAACCAGGGTGTCTATCATTCTCAGTGTCTCTAGATAGCAAGTTAGATCATCATTCTTACATTAATGACAAAAATCAGGTTATTATGGAAGGATTCTGTCCTGGTGAAAGGTTCCCCCCAGCAAGGGATGCAAATGGCAATTCAAAGGGAATTAAGTTTTCTGCAGTTCTTGATTTACAGATTAGTGATGGCAGAGGTGTGATTCATGTTTTGGATGACAAGAAGTTGAGCATTGAGGGTTCAGATTGGGCTATTTTGCTTTTAGTCGCTTCATCTTCATTCGATGGGCCATTCATGAAGCCTTTAGATTCTAAAAGGAATCCTACAGCAGAGTCTATCAGTGCATTGAAGCGAATTAGGGATTTGTCATACTCTGATCTTTATGCACATCATCTGGATGATTATCAGAATCTTTTTCATCGTCTCTCACTGCAGCTTGCAAAATGCTCAATATCTGTTGGGTCTCTGGATAAAAATGCATCCGCagcaaccgatttatatcttgAAGGATGTAAAGATTATTCAGTTTCAACTGCAGAGAGAGTGAAATCTTTTCAAACTGACGAAGATCCTTCCTTGGTGGAGCTTCTATTTCAGTATGGACGATATCTACTTATTTCTTGTTCACGGCCTGGAACTCAAGTGGCAAACCTGCAGGGACTATGGAATAATGAACTTCATCCAAAATGGGA AATGTTACAGGTAAATTATGAAGCAAGTGGTTGGGTTGTACATCATAAGTCTGACATTTGGGCAAAAACATCGGCAGATCAAGGTAATGTTGATTGGGCGTTATGGCCAATGGGTGGAGCATGGCTTTGTACCCATTTATGGGATCACTATACCTATACATTAGACAAG GATTTTCTTAAAGTCAAGGCATATCCTTTGTTGGAAGGATGTGCATGTTTTCTTCTGGATTGGTTGATCGAAGGCTGTGGAGGATACCTGGAAACCAACCCTTCAACTTCTCCAGAGCATGACTTTGTTGCTCCTGATGGTAAGTCTGCTTCCGTGAGCTACTCGTCAACGATGGACATGGCAATCATAAAAGAAGTTTTTTCTGCTGTTGTTTCTGCTTCTGAG GTTCTGGGGAGGAAAGAGGATTATCTTGTTGAAAGAGTGCACAAGGCTCTACCAAGGCTTTATCCAACAAAAATTGCCACAGATGGTTCCATTATGGAGTGG GCACAAGATTTTGAGGACCCAGATGTGCATCATCGACATCTTTCGCACCTATATGGGCTGTTTCCTGGGCGCACAATAACTGTTGAGAATACTCCGGACCTCTGTAAAGCTGCAGAGGCTTCTCTCTATAAACGGG GAGAGGATGGTCCGGGATGGTCAACTACATGGAAAACTGCTTTGTGGGCGCGTCTCTACAACAGTAACAATGCATATCGAATGGTCAAGAAGTTGATAAAGCTGGTGGATCCAGATTTTGAGAGACCATTTGAAGGAGGACTGTATGGTAATCTATTTGCAGCACACCCTCCTTTCCAGATTGATGCTAACTTTGG TTTCATTGCAGCAGTTTCAGAAATGCTTATCCAGAGCACCATAGAGGACCTGTACTTACTTCCTGCTCTTCCCCGGGATAAATGGACTGATGGTTGTGTGAAAGGATTGAGGGCGCGTGGTGGGGTGACAGTCAGCATCTGCTGGAAAGATAGCAATCTTCATGAAGTTGGTCTTTGGTCAAAGGACCAG